The segment GTGGAAGGCCTAGTGCATGTATCTAGTTTAACAGACGATTACTATGAATATTTGGAAGACCGGCTAGCATTCATCGGCCAGCATACCAATAAAATGATTAAAATCGGTGACCCGGTTAAAATCCAGGTAGCCAAAGTTAACATAGCCGCCCGCGAAATTGATTTCGAACTAGTAGAAGAATAACTTGACAAAATGGTGTCAGGCACCATTTTGTCAAGTTATTGCAAAGGCAGGGCTTCTTGACTAAATGCTGAGCTGTGCTATAATTGTTAATACGCTATCAATTTCCCTTGCCTGACATGAGTGGGTCAAGGGACTTTTTGTCGGGGTGTCCATATGGCAGATAAAAAAGTTATTACGGAAAATAGAAAAGCCAGGCATGATTATCATATCCTGGAGGTATTTGAAGCCGGGATTGCCTTGAAAGGTACTGAGGTGAAATCCTTGCGGGCTCATAAGGTAAACTTGAAAGACAGTTTCGCTCTAGTGCATAATAACGAGGTTATCCTCTATAAAATGCACATCGGGGCGTATGAGCAGGGTAACCGCTTTAATCACGAGCCGGAGCGCGAGCGCAAATTGCTCCTTAATAAGGCG is part of the Metallumcola ferriviriculae genome and harbors:
- the smpB gene encoding SsrA-binding protein SmpB — encoded protein: MADKKVITENRKARHDYHILEVFEAGIALKGTEVKSLRAHKVNLKDSFALVHNNEVILYKMHIGAYEQGNRFNHEPERERKLLLNKAEIRRLIGKTKETGMALIPLRAYFNDRGLAKIEMALAKGKKTYDKREDIAKRDANREIQRALRERQKL